One segment of Dysgonomonadaceae bacterium PH5-43 DNA contains the following:
- a CDS encoding hypothetical protein (product_source=Hypo-rule applied; pfam=PF19529; transmembrane_helix_parts=Inside_1_11,TMhelix_12_34,Outside_35_79,TMhelix_80_102,Inside_103_108,TMhelix_109_131,Outside_132_135,TMhelix_136_158,Inside_159_169,TMhelix_170_192,Outside_193_201,TMhelix_202_224,Inside_225_236,TMhelix_237_259,Outside_260_273,TMhelix_274_295,Inside_296_621) yields MSKSNPFSNSKNIFKIANWATLVVFITFSIYWMVDVYLYSGIKFLEELQLFRTGSEYFNEFISKPSGLSNYISSFVTQFYATPYVGVIILAVTYIFTYLLFVLVCKKRGNVFRFFSFYFIVPIAMLYIYNSDNSMYVTYANFFGIIYSLASLLLYQKLYDKYKIIGGVTLYLLAYYITGGNALLFVCLVLLYELFEPKKNYIVVGLLIALTALLPFLSYKLVYVTTLKEAYLSTTPFVLVYSNIFYTIAWILTPVAYLLCLITSKYYKPSNSKTVAVVLTIINIAIVAGFCWYGVKQCTYTKKEMEHVMHIAYETEQGNWDKVIELGEAVQPNKTTQFRNAVPIAYFMNIALCEKGRFANEMFRYRQTGTYGLYVSWAIHHTTDIYIGELYYRMGVAAIAEQCAFEAMVTSTREHSSKTIRRLVQTHMMRKDVDGFEKYIRLLEKSPIYKGWAKEQRKHFEASLKDDKYVVPNLPKMAKYDNFFFSSGSQEQNFAALLNFDAKNRKAFEYMAASLLLSKDLLSFESFMEAYYPQQNYTKLPLAFEEAIIILAFNNKPELLSKYNVSKQSVERFNNLNSDINRATTKVAQQKLREKYQNTYWIYYQFVKPMDLQDIPSMMVY; encoded by the coding sequence ATGAGTAAATCTAATCCTTTCTCTAATTCGAAAAACATTTTCAAGATAGCCAATTGGGCAACACTTGTGGTGTTTATTACATTTTCTATCTATTGGATGGTAGATGTATACCTTTATAGTGGTATAAAATTTTTAGAAGAACTTCAGCTTTTTAGGACCGGTTCTGAGTATTTTAATGAATTTATTTCTAAGCCAAGCGGACTGTCTAATTATATTAGTTCTTTTGTTACACAGTTTTACGCTACTCCTTATGTTGGTGTAATAATATTAGCAGTAACATATATATTTACTTACCTGTTGTTTGTGCTTGTTTGTAAAAAAAGAGGAAATGTATTCCGTTTCTTCTCTTTTTATTTTATAGTACCCATAGCAATGTTGTATATATATAATTCCGACAATTCAATGTATGTAACTTATGCTAATTTTTTTGGAATAATTTATTCTCTTGCTTCTTTATTACTATATCAAAAACTTTATGACAAATATAAAATAATAGGAGGTGTAACACTCTATCTGCTAGCTTACTATATCACAGGTGGTAATGCTCTATTATTTGTCTGTCTTGTATTGTTATACGAATTATTTGAACCTAAAAAAAACTACATAGTAGTAGGTCTTTTAATAGCTTTAACTGCCTTGCTTCCTTTCTTATCCTATAAATTAGTTTATGTAACAACGCTAAAAGAAGCATATTTGTCGACAACTCCGTTTGTGTTAGTTTATAGCAATATTTTTTATACTATTGCTTGGATTTTAACTCCTGTTGCGTATTTACTATGCTTGATTACTTCAAAATATTATAAACCATCAAATAGCAAAACCGTAGCAGTTGTTCTTACAATAATAAATATAGCTATAGTAGCAGGTTTTTGTTGGTACGGAGTGAAACAATGTACGTATACTAAAAAAGAAATGGAACACGTTATGCATATTGCTTACGAAACAGAACAGGGGAATTGGGATAAAGTAATAGAGCTTGGAGAAGCCGTACAGCCTAATAAAACTACTCAGTTTAGAAATGCTGTTCCTATAGCTTACTTTATGAATATAGCTCTTTGCGAAAAAGGACGATTTGCAAATGAGATGTTCAGATATAGACAAACGGGAACTTACGGTTTGTATGTTTCGTGGGCTATACATCACACAACGGATATATACATAGGTGAACTTTATTATCGTATGGGTGTAGCAGCTATAGCGGAGCAATGTGCATTTGAAGCAATGGTTACCAGTACAAGAGAACATAGTTCTAAAACTATTAGAAGACTTGTGCAAACACATATGATGAGAAAAGATGTTGATGGTTTTGAAAAATATATCCGATTGTTAGAGAAGTCGCCTATTTATAAAGGTTGGGCTAAAGAACAAAGAAAGCATTTTGAAGCATCTCTGAAAGATGATAAATATGTGGTTCCTAATCTTCCTAAAATGGCTAAGTATGATAACTTTTTCTTCTCTTCAGGGTCACAAGAACAAAATTTTGCTGCCTTGCTAAATTTTGATGCTAAGAATAGAAAAGCTTTTGAGTATATGGCAGCATCTCTATTGTTGTCTAAAGATTTACTTTCGTTCGAAAGTTTTATGGAGGCATATTACCCCCAACAAAATTATACTAAATTACCTTTGGCTTTCGAAGAAGCTATAATAATATTAGCATTTAATAATAAGCCCGAATTATTGTCGAAGTATAATGTAAGTAAACAAAGCGTAGAGCGATTTAATAATTTGAATAGCGATATAAATAGAGCGACTACTAAAGTTGCTCAACAAAAATTGAGAGAGAAATATCAAAATACATATTGGATATATTATCAGTTTGTTAAACCTATGGATTTACAAGATATTCCGAGTATGATGGTGTATTAA
- a CDS encoding hypothetical protein (product_source=Hypo-rule applied; cath_funfam=2.130.10.10; cleavage_site_network=SignalP-noTM; pfam=PF07676; superfamily=82171): MNNNKLVFTIITLLSVFFTACNNSVDSFTANSQDAKIHPLYEGTYIPYNIAPLNFQLKENKESYLVSFVVEGVDSFSVSTKDKVIIPIKKWKKLLENNKEKNLLVKIFAKSNGTWEKYNDIVFTISKDAVDPYIAYRLIEPGYNAWNKMGLYQRSLENYEETPIMLNSLTDANCMNCHTFHKNNPELMVFHMRAKNGGTLFVKDGEVKKVDTKAPWAISAGVYPRWHPDARYIAFSTNKTFQVFHTLDKNKIEVFDMESDLVIYDTEQDRIFTDSIIKRKDSFESFPEWSADGKYLYFCTAEAKQMPYSYDQMFYSLVRVPFDAATGKISAEVDTIVSAYEMGKSISIPRISPDGDKLVFCMFDYGTFPIWHKENDLYEIDLNTREIKALTEVNSKESDSFHSWSSNSRWLMLSSRRGDGTYTRPYIAYRDDSGNWHKPFVVPQKDPEYYDYLMKSYNVPEFITGKVKISPNEFERVAKGEALVPKSK, from the coding sequence ATGAATAATAATAAACTCGTTTTCACTATAATAACATTGTTGAGTGTATTTTTTACAGCTTGCAATAATTCTGTCGATTCGTTTACTGCAAATAGTCAAGATGCAAAAATACATCCTTTATACGAAGGAACGTATATACCATATAATATTGCTCCGCTAAATTTTCAGTTAAAAGAGAATAAAGAATCTTATCTTGTTAGTTTTGTTGTAGAAGGCGTTGACTCGTTTAGCGTTTCTACTAAAGATAAAGTTATTATACCTATAAAAAAGTGGAAGAAACTTTTAGAGAATAATAAAGAGAAGAATTTATTAGTAAAGATATTTGCTAAATCTAATGGAACTTGGGAAAAGTATAATGATATTGTGTTTACTATATCAAAAGACGCGGTAGACCCATATATAGCTTATCGTTTAATAGAGCCAGGATATAACGCCTGGAATAAAATGGGACTGTATCAACGAAGTCTCGAAAACTACGAAGAAACTCCTATAATGCTAAACTCACTTACCGATGCTAATTGTATGAATTGCCATACTTTCCATAAAAACAATCCTGAACTGATGGTATTCCATATGCGTGCTAAAAACGGAGGAACATTATTTGTTAAAGATGGAGAGGTTAAAAAAGTAGATACTAAAGCACCTTGGGCAATATCAGCGGGAGTTTATCCTCGTTGGCACCCCGATGCTCGTTATATCGCTTTTTCTACAAATAAAACATTTCAGGTGTTTCATACTTTAGATAAGAATAAGATAGAGGTATTTGATATGGAATCAGATTTAGTGATATACGATACGGAGCAAGATAGAATATTTACAGATTCGATTATTAAAAGAAAAGATAGTTTTGAATCTTTTCCCGAATGGTCGGCCGATGGTAAATATTTGTATTTCTGTACAGCAGAAGCAAAACAAATGCCATACAGCTACGATCAGATGTTTTACAGTTTAGTAAGAGTTCCATTTGATGCTGCAACAGGCAAAATTTCGGCAGAAGTAGATACTATTGTATCTGCTTACGAAATGGGAAAAAGTATTTCTATTCCACGTATTTCTCCTGATGGCGATAAATTGGTGTTCTGTATGTTTGATTATGGAACTTTCCCTATTTGGCATAAAGAAAACGATTTGTACGAAATAGATTTGAATACAAGAGAAATAAAAGCTCTTACGGAAGTTAATAGTAAAGAGTCGGATAGCTTTCACTCTTGGTCGTCAAACAGCAGGTGGTTAATGCTGAGCAGTAGGAGAGGAGACGGAACATATACTCGCCCTTATATAGCGTATAGAGATGACTCGGGTAACTGGCACAAACCGTTCGTAGTTCCTCAAAAAGATCCGGAATATTACGATTATCTTATGAAATCTTATAATGTTCCGGAGTTTATAACAGGTAAAGTTAAAATTTCGCCAAACGAATTTGAGAGAGTAGCAAAAGGAGAAGCTTTAGTTCCTAAAAGTAAATAA